A genomic segment from Ptychodera flava strain L36383 chromosome 8, AS_Pfla_20210202, whole genome shotgun sequence encodes:
- the LOC139138039 gene encoding dynein light chain Tctex-type 5-like: protein MMVMAVPRMEKSASVRERGISPNKSHLPKRKPINPNMIMQISKPSRRGSSTASNESLQSTSAQLPRIGIVPFARKLSNLSIGSSDSAASMLSSAARKLARKGSVWSRAAGGHKAKRIPPKKFFQNTYKIEPDDGTLFNPTKVRQMLESTLEHYLHDKTYEHQTSKVLSSKISEVIRHRVKSMEFRRYKIVVNVVIGELRNQGLKMVSRCVWNSSTDNFASATYKNSSLFAITTVFAVYFE, encoded by the coding sequence ATGATGGTTATGGCGGTTCCGAGAATGGAGAAGTCGGCCTCTGTCAGAGAAAGAGGCATCTCCCCGAACAAATCTCACCTGCCGAAGAGGAAGCCAATCAACCCGAACATGATCATGCAAATCTCAAAGCCCAGTAGGCGTGGATCTTCAACGGCCAGCAACGAGTCCTTGCAAAGTACCAGCGCCCAGCTTCCCAGGATTGGAATCGTGCCCTTCGCCCGAAAACTCTCGAACCTTTCCATCGGGTCGTCGGACAGCGCGGCGTCCATGCTGAGCTCGGCGGCCCGTAAACTCGCACGAAAAGGCTCGGTGTGGAGCAGAGCAGCGGGCGGACACAAGGCGAAAAGAATTCCCCCGAAGAAGTTCTTCCAGAACACGTACAAGATCGAGCCGGACGATGGTACCCTGTTCAACCCGACGAAGGTTCGCCAAATGCTTGAAAGCACGCTGGAGCACTACCTGCACGACAAGACTTACGAACACCAAACGTCCAAGGTACTGTCTTCAAAAATCAGCGAAGTTATAAGACATCGTGTGAAAAGCATGGAATTTAGGCGCTATAAAATCGTGGTGAATGTAGTCATCGGGGAACTGAGAAACCAGGGGTTGAAAATGGTCAGTCGGTGCGTTTGGAATTCGTCAACGGATAACTTTGCCAGCGCCACCTACAAAAATTCTTCTTTATTCGCGATTACCACAGTGTTTGCCGTGTACTTTGAGTAA